The Stutzerimonas stutzeri RCH2 genomic interval AGGCGGATGATGGCTTCTCTAGCGTTTTGCTGGCGGGCAAGGAGTCGGCTGATGGCGAGGAGCCTGAGCTTGAGCTGGCAGGGAAAGATCTTCTGGATGCAGTTGACGGTCCCAAGGAAAGCCGCGCTTCCAGCGCCAGTGAGCTGGCCTCGTCGCGCCTTAACCCGTTGAGCCAGGCGATCACCCAGCAGGTCCAGCAGGCGCAGCGGCCCGGGCTGGTGCCGGGCCAGCCGGTACAGATGCAGCAGCCTGGCTGGAGCGAGGCCGTGGTCGACCGGGTGATGTGGCTATCCAGTCAGAATCTCAAATCGGCGGAAATCCAGCTCGATCCCGCAGAGCTTGGCCGCATGGAAGTGCGCATCGACCTGACCAAGGACCAGGCCCAGGTCACCTTCCTCAGCCCACATGCCGGTGTTCGTGATGCGCTGGAAGGGCAGATGCAGCGTTTGCGTGAGATGTTTACCCAGCAGGGCATGAATCTCATGGACGTCAACGTCTCCGACCAGTCGCTCGCCCGCGGATGGCAGGGCGGTACCGATGGTGGTGGATCTTCCCGTGGCGGCTCCTCGGCGGAAGGCGAGGCGGACGACGGCGAGGTCCAGCTGGGTGTCAGCGAGATTGCCGGCAATCGCAGCGCCGGGAATCGCGGGCTGGTCGACTTTTACGCTTGACCGATGGATCGGCGCTTGCCGATCCGCACCGACGTAGCCGCAGCGGGCTGCGTCGGTTTTCTGCCGCCTGTCGCTGCGAGGCGTCGGGCATCGTCAGTCCCCGCAATGTGAATCCGTTATTCCTGATACGGTGTCGGCTCGGCAACACAGCCTTG includes:
- a CDS encoding flagellar hook-length control protein FliK; protein product: MAVSPDLLLKTPSVDSRAKTSTKAPDAPREGRDSGSSSFSDVYAKERQTKPVERQARNDTSRDKPVDDKSRQAVADAAGDGKPAVAESGNPLPSDAPSEELPDTELDPLLLLGLGGQFVPQAEAQPVTQVPGETLLTGLPLTPGLISGEAEQVADEPSITGLQAADEMPVGVQKPVQQLPNPLVDAQAKAEADDGFSSVLLAGKESADGEEPELELAGKDLLDAVDGPKESRASSASELASSRLNPLSQAITQQVQQAQRPGLVPGQPVQMQQPGWSEAVVDRVMWLSSQNLKSAEIQLDPAELGRMEVRIDLTKDQAQVTFLSPHAGVRDALEGQMQRLREMFTQQGMNLMDVNVSDQSLARGWQGGTDGGGSSRGGSSAEGEADDGEVQLGVSEIAGNRSAGNRGLVDFYA